A single region of the Halorussus gelatinilyticus genome encodes:
- a CDS encoding deoxyribonuclease IV, with protein sequence MRVGAHESIAGGVYNAVDAQIDDGGNCGQIFTHSPQVWQDPNIGDDEAEQFRTVSADNDVGPWVIHSSYLVNLCTPKDDLREKSIDSMQKEVDAADKLDIPYVNVHLGAHTGAGVDGGLDNAASALDELDIPEGVTVLIESDAGSGTKLGGDFEHLAEVLARSEQDLDVCIDTAHAFAAGYDLSTEEAVHDTIAEFDEVVGLEHLECVHLNDSKHECGTNKDEHAHIGEGLIGEEGMRAFVNHPDLEDVPLVLETPHEDGKGFAWNIERVKELRE encoded by the coding sequence ATGAGAGTTGGCGCGCACGAATCCATCGCTGGCGGCGTCTACAACGCCGTAGACGCCCAGATAGACGACGGCGGGAACTGCGGACAGATATTCACCCACTCGCCGCAGGTGTGGCAGGACCCGAACATCGGCGACGACGAGGCCGAGCAGTTCCGAACCGTCTCGGCCGACAACGACGTCGGTCCGTGGGTCATCCACTCGTCGTACCTCGTGAACCTCTGTACGCCGAAAGACGACCTCCGCGAGAAGTCCATCGACTCGATGCAGAAGGAGGTGGACGCCGCCGACAAGTTGGACATCCCCTACGTCAACGTCCACCTCGGCGCGCACACCGGCGCGGGCGTGGACGGCGGTCTCGACAACGCCGCGAGCGCGCTGGACGAGTTGGATATCCCGGAGGGCGTCACCGTTCTCATCGAGAGCGACGCCGGGTCGGGCACGAAACTGGGCGGCGACTTCGAGCATCTCGCGGAGGTCCTCGCGCGCTCCGAGCAGGACCTCGACGTGTGCATCGACACCGCTCACGCGTTCGCGGCGGGCTACGACCTCTCGACCGAAGAGGCGGTCCACGACACCATCGCGGAGTTCGACGAGGTGGTCGGACTGGAGCATCTCGAATGCGTCCACCTCAACGACTCGAAGCACGAGTGCGGCACGAACAAGGACGAACACGCCCACATCGGCGAGGGTCTCATCGGCGAGGAAGGCATGCGCGCGTTCGTCAACCATCCGGACCTCGAAGACGTGCCCCTCGTCCTCGAAACGCCCCACGAGGACGGCAAGGGCTTCGCGTGGAACATCGAGCGCGTGAAGGAACTGCGCGAGTAA
- a CDS encoding AzlD domain-containing protein, producing the protein MATDYGSVTLWLVILAAGVGTFLIRFSFIGLFGLLDDVPAVVERALRFVPAAVLAALVAPQLVVVDGSVALSPANPRLLAGALAALVAWRTEDVLATLVAGMAGLWLLTFAFG; encoded by the coding sequence ATGGCGACCGACTACGGGTCGGTGACGCTGTGGCTCGTCATCCTCGCGGCGGGGGTCGGGACCTTCCTCATCCGCTTCTCGTTCATCGGCCTGTTCGGCCTCCTCGACGACGTGCCGGCGGTGGTCGAGCGCGCCCTCCGATTCGTCCCCGCGGCGGTGCTGGCGGCGCTGGTCGCACCCCAACTGGTCGTCGTAGACGGGTCGGTCGCGCTCTCGCCCGCGAATCCGCGACTCCTGGCGGGCGCGCTCGCGGCGCTGGTGGCGTGGCGGACCGAGGACGTTCTGGCGACGCTCGTCGCCGGAATGGCGGGCCTGTGGCTCCTGACGTTCGCGTTCGGATAG
- a CDS encoding AzlC family ABC transporter permease, with protein sequence MTSPRTDFRAGVRVALPILLGIVPFGMVAGVAAVNAGIPPVGAVAMSVVIFAGASQLAAAELVGRNAPAVVVVFTVLVINLRMMMYSASIAPYFQRESTRWKGALAYLLTDQAYAVSLLRFENDESVSRRWYYLGVGSALWVTWQLATVVGIALGASVPDGWRLEFAVPLVFLAVLVPAVTDRATGVAALVGGSVGVAATGLPFNLGLITAAVVGIAAGLLAEEVA encoded by the coding sequence GTGACATCTCCACGTACAGATTTCCGTGCGGGCGTTCGCGTCGCCCTCCCGATTCTCCTCGGTATCGTTCCGTTCGGGATGGTGGCCGGCGTGGCCGCGGTCAACGCGGGCATCCCTCCGGTCGGGGCGGTCGCGATGTCGGTCGTCATCTTCGCCGGAGCCTCCCAACTCGCGGCGGCCGAACTCGTCGGCCGGAACGCGCCGGCCGTCGTGGTCGTGTTCACCGTCCTCGTCATCAACCTCCGGATGATGATGTACAGCGCCTCCATCGCGCCGTACTTCCAGCGCGAATCGACCCGGTGGAAGGGCGCGCTGGCGTACCTGCTCACCGACCAGGCCTACGCGGTGTCGCTGTTGCGGTTCGAGAACGACGAGAGCGTCTCCCGGCGGTGGTACTACCTCGGCGTCGGGAGCGCGCTGTGGGTGACGTGGCAACTCGCCACGGTCGTCGGTATCGCCCTCGGCGCGAGCGTCCCCGACGGCTGGCGACTCGAGTTCGCGGTCCCGCTGGTGTTCCTCGCGGTGCTGGTCCCGGCGGTCACCGACCGGGCGACCGGCGTCGCCGCGCTCGTCGGCGGGTCGGTCGGTGTCGCCGCCACCGGACTCCCGTTCAATCTGGGACTGATAACCGCCGCCGTCGTCGGCATCGCGGCCGGACTGCTGGCCGAGGAGGTGGCGTAG
- a CDS encoding class I SAM-dependent methyltransferase: MRQFSADYLRDTRRGMWDDRAALADLELDSRERVLDVGCGTGELSRVLAEESAADGTPADVVGVDADPDLLAVAREEAGIETVAGDALRLPFPDDCFDLVVCQALLINLPDPAAAVREFRRVSTARVAAVEPDNAAVSVESTVETESDLAARARRAYLSGVETDVTLGGAGTREAFEAAGLSEVSTRRHVHARTVEPPYADRDLRAARRKASGEALADDRATLLAGDLSAEEYDDLRNDWREMGRSVVEQMSAGEYRRAEVVPFYVTVGSV; encoded by the coding sequence GTGCGACAGTTCTCCGCCGACTACCTCCGAGACACGCGCCGCGGGATGTGGGACGACCGCGCCGCGCTGGCCGACCTCGAACTGGACTCCCGAGAGCGCGTCCTCGACGTGGGATGCGGCACGGGCGAACTCTCCCGCGTCCTCGCCGAAGAGTCGGCCGCCGACGGGACGCCCGCCGACGTCGTCGGGGTGGACGCCGACCCGGACCTGCTGGCGGTCGCCCGCGAGGAGGCCGGCATCGAGACCGTCGCCGGCGACGCGCTCCGCCTGCCGTTCCCCGACGACTGCTTCGACCTCGTGGTCTGTCAGGCCCTGCTCATCAACCTCCCGGACCCCGCCGCCGCCGTGCGGGAGTTCCGGCGCGTTTCCACGGCTCGCGTGGCCGCGGTCGAACCCGACAACGCCGCGGTGTCCGTCGAATCGACCGTCGAGACCGAGAGCGACCTCGCGGCCCGCGCCCGGCGAGCCTATCTGTCGGGCGTCGAGACCGACGTGACCTTGGGCGGGGCGGGCACCCGCGAGGCGTTCGAGGCGGCCGGACTCTCCGAGGTGTCCACGCGCCGCCACGTCCACGCCCGGACGGTCGAACCGCCCTACGCCGACCGGGACCTGCGCGCGGCCCGTCGGAAGGCCAGCGGCGAGGCACTGGCCGACGACCGCGCGACCCTGCTGGCGGGCGACCTCTCGGCCGAGGAGTACGACGACCTCCGGAACGACTGGCGCGAGATGGGCCGGAGCGTGGTCGAGCAGATGAGCGCGGGCGAGTACCGCCGTGCAGAGGTCGTCCCCTTCTACGTGACCGTCGGGTCGGTCTGA
- a CDS encoding universal stress protein, translated as MFEQILVPVDGSDGSDAAVGHAADVADRFDAAVHVLFVASTNRDSVTVVGSDVVDALESEGAAVVDSAEEDLRERGVACESEVVQGDPATTIADYADSRGMDLAVMATRGRTGLSRYLLGSVTEKVVRLSDVPVLTVRTHDDARTSFPYENVLAPTDGSRVANAAADRAVDLAAALDATLHAVSVVDDTSLGFDVRSAAAADELREAAEDAIAEVTASADDAGVEQVREEVLRGSVHRAILDYVDEEDVDVIVVGTRGRGGTDRILLGSVTERLVRTSPVPVLTVRR; from the coding sequence ATGTTCGAGCAGATTCTGGTCCCGGTCGATGGCAGCGACGGGTCCGATGCCGCGGTCGGGCACGCCGCCGACGTCGCCGACCGGTTCGACGCGGCCGTTCACGTCCTGTTCGTCGCCAGCACGAACCGCGACAGCGTGACCGTGGTCGGGAGTGACGTAGTGGACGCCTTGGAGAGCGAGGGCGCGGCGGTCGTGGACTCCGCGGAAGAGGACCTCCGAGAGCGCGGCGTCGCGTGCGAGTCGGAAGTCGTGCAGGGCGACCCCGCGACGACCATCGCCGACTACGCCGACTCGCGGGGGATGGACCTCGCGGTGATGGCGACCCGCGGTCGGACCGGCCTCTCGCGGTACCTGCTCGGGAGCGTCACGGAGAAAGTCGTCCGCCTCTCGGACGTGCCGGTCCTCACGGTCCGAACTCACGACGACGCGCGCACGTCGTTCCCCTACGAGAACGTCCTCGCGCCGACCGACGGGAGCAGAGTCGCGAACGCGGCCGCCGACCGCGCCGTCGACCTCGCTGCCGCGTTGGACGCCACGCTCCACGCCGTCTCGGTCGTGGACGACACGTCGCTCGGGTTCGACGTGCGCTCGGCGGCCGCCGCCGACGAACTTCGGGAGGCCGCCGAGGACGCCATCGCGGAGGTGACCGCCAGTGCCGACGACGCTGGCGTCGAACAGGTCCGCGAGGAGGTCCTCCGCGGGTCGGTCCACCGGGCGATTCTCGACTACGTGGACGAGGAGGACGTGGACGTAATCGTCGTGGGCACCCGCGGCCGGGGCGGCACCGACCGAATCCTCCTCGGGAGCGTCACCGAGCGACTCGTCCGCACGTCGCCGGTGCCCGTGCTGACGGTGCGTCGGTAG
- a CDS encoding aminopeptidase: MDPRIRNHADILVDHCTDLDPSDDVVVRAPPVAEDLAVAVAERVGEVGANPSISLQSERATQAYLRSSDPDDFETPEHRLAMMEAADAFVLIKGDRNTAEMSDVPSETLAAFRRALQPLQEARMGKRWVGTQFPAPGNAQKAEMSTAAYEEFVYEAVDKDWDAQKDHQQQMVEILDPADEVRVVSGDTTDLRMSVEGMKTVNDYGEKNLPGGEVFTAPVPDSVEGEVLFDKPLLRHGREIHDAYLRFEDGEVVDHDASKNADLLESILNTDEGARRLGELGIGMNRDIDRFTYNMLFDEKMGDTVHMAVGKAIAETVPEGRPRNESAVHTDMIVDMSEDSYIEVDGEIVQRNGTFRFEDGFEG, from the coding sequence ATGGACCCGCGAATCCGAAATCACGCCGACATTCTCGTCGACCACTGCACCGACCTCGACCCGAGCGACGACGTGGTCGTTCGGGCCCCGCCCGTCGCCGAGGACCTCGCGGTCGCCGTCGCCGAGCGAGTCGGCGAGGTGGGCGCCAACCCCTCGATTTCGCTCCAGAGCGAGCGCGCGACGCAGGCGTACCTCCGGTCCAGCGACCCCGACGACTTCGAGACGCCCGAGCATCGACTGGCGATGATGGAGGCGGCCGACGCGTTCGTCCTCATCAAAGGCGACCGGAACACCGCCGAGATGAGCGATGTCCCCTCAGAGACGCTCGCCGCCTTCCGCCGGGCGCTCCAACCGCTGCAGGAGGCCCGCATGGGCAAGCGCTGGGTCGGCACGCAGTTCCCGGCACCGGGCAACGCCCAGAAGGCCGAGATGAGCACCGCGGCGTACGAGGAGTTCGTCTACGAGGCGGTCGATAAGGACTGGGACGCTCAGAAGGACCACCAACAGCAGATGGTCGAGATTCTCGACCCCGCCGACGAGGTCCGCGTCGTCTCGGGCGACACGACCGACCTCCGCATGAGCGTCGAGGGCATGAAGACGGTCAACGACTACGGCGAGAAGAACCTCCCCGGCGGCGAGGTGTTCACCGCGCCGGTCCCCGACTCCGTGGAGGGCGAGGTCCTGTTCGACAAACCGCTCCTCCGCCACGGCCGGGAGATTCACGACGCGTACCTCCGATTCGAGGACGGCGAAGTCGTGGACCACGACGCCTCGAAGAACGCCGACCTGCTCGAAAGCATCCTCAATACCGACGAGGGCGCGCGCCGCCTCGGGGAACTCGGCATCGGGATGAACCGCGACATCGACCGGTTCACCTACAACATGCTCTTCGACGAGAAGATGGGCGACACGGTCCACATGGCCGTCGGGAAGGCCATCGCGGAGACGGTGCCCGAGGGCCGACCGCGCAACGAGAGCGCGGTCCACACCGACATGATAGTGGACATGAGCGAGGACTCCTACATCGAGGTGGACGGGGAAATCGTCCAGCGAAACGGCACGTTCCGGTTCGAAGACGGGTTCGAGGGGTAA